From Trichoderma atroviride chromosome 1, complete sequence, one genomic window encodes:
- a CDS encoding uncharacterized protein (TransMembrane:1 (i21-40o)), which translates to MPYAPRKWKLDKGLRGPRHSPTGVVGCLYVCLLVILSRYVSCLLHHIGLSQISSARDTFEKEKRNAKHTLQTSRPTIAIMMSLIAAWRQGKEREKVPPANIDSRLISFGEHAAVRAPLSRPNLLKRSSGHPPSPVMLFAPYNK; encoded by the coding sequence ATGCCGTACGCACCACGCAAATGGAAGCTCGACAAGGGGCTGCGTGGCCCTCGGCACAGCCCTACGGGTGTCGTTGGCTGTCTTTACGTGTGTCTACTCGTCATCTTGTCTAGGTATGTGTCTTGTCTACTGCATCACATCGGTCTCTCTCAAATTTCCTCAGCCCGAGACACGtttgagaaggagaaaaggaatGCGAAACACACTCTCCAAACATCAAGGCCTACCATAGCCATTATGATGTCGCTGATCGCGGCCTGGAGACAAgggaaggagagagaaaaagttcCACCGGCCAATATCGACTCCCGGCTCATCTCATTTGGTGAGCATGCAGCTGTAAGGGCGCCCCTGTCCAGACCCAATttgctgaagaggagctccGGGCACCCGCCATCTCCAGTCATGCTTTTTGCTCCATACAACAAGTAA
- a CDS encoding uncharacterized protein (TransMembrane:1 (o6-28i)), with the protein MARLGWAWLGDSSLALALAVAPLLCAYIKGAFRPLSRRPTWTNVHPYSTPSSGHVTPPVTTPARHAEIQRCHPKAERSPVPRLRYPSTCALIEPSQTAEPRQLYRRLGI; encoded by the coding sequence ATGGCCAGGCTGGGCTGGGCGTGGCTGGGCGACTCGagtctggctctggctctggccgTGGCTCCCCTCCTCTGTGCCTACATCAAAGGCGCTTTTCGTCCTTTGTCTCGCCGGCCTACTTGGACTAATGTCCATCCCTACTCCACCCCAAGCAGCGGGCATGTCACTCCGCCGGTGACGACGCCAGCCAGACACGCTGAGATCCAGCGATGCCACCCCAAGGCCGAGCGCTCGCCGGTACCTCGCCTGCGTTATCCGAGTACATGCGCCCTCATAGAGCCCTCGCAGACCGCAGAGCCTCGCCAGCTGTACCGCCGCCTTGGCATTTAG